ATCGGCAGCCTGCTCGCGGATAACTATGACATCGCCGGGATATATGGCTGGCTCCATGGAGCCGGATAAAACAACAAGTTGCGAAAAGCCAAAAATCTTCGGCGCCGGAGCATGGGTTACGGCTTTATTGACACCCAGGCAGAGGTTTATCAGGATCAGCAGCGCCAATAACCCGAGCGGCAGATACTTTACACAGTTAACCAACATCTCTTTGTGCTTTGGTCTCAATAAGTTTAGGCCTCCTGTTACCCGGCTTGCGCTGTGACTTTGATCATAAGGCTGTAAGAATAGGCCGGATTGCCGCCATAGGCGGCATAATCGTTATCATTAGGGCCATCCGGCCAATTCCATTCCAGCGTGTATTTCACATTCCTGCCGCCCGCCACGGCCGTGTCCTGATAAAGCTCTTCCGGCGCACACCATGCCGTCTCATTTCCGGCGACGTATACGTCGCCTGCTTTCAGGCGAAAGCGCATGGGGATTTTGTGCGCCGCGGGAAGCGTGTCGGCCGCTGTAAAGGTTAGATCATAAAAGGTTGCGTACCTGTTGCCCGTGTTATCCACCGTGAACTTATAGCTGCCGCTCATGCCGGGGGCTATGCGCTTGTTGGCGCCGAATATATTGACGCTTACCGCGCCGGCCGTACCGTATGAGGCGGTCGTAGCCGTGTCCAAAACGTCAAAATCGAAAGGTGAAGGCGTCGATCCGCCACCACCGCCATCTCCACCACTGCCACCGCCGCCGGCAGGAACAGGGGTGTCCGGTTGCACAGGCGGGTTGACAGGATTGTAAGGATTGACTTGATTGACTGGATTCTCAAGATCGGCTGGGTTGGCCGGGTTGATTGACTGCGGCGTTCCCGCGGGAGCAGCTCCCAGCTCGATCCGGTCAATACCTGTGACCTTTCCGTCCTCCCCCTTTTTAAGATAAATGGTGATCTCCAGCACCTTGACATGCACCGCCACTTGAAAGACAATGGTACCGTCGGGGAGACGGACGAGTTCCGCGTCCTCGGTCCCGGCCGTCCTTTCAATATCGACCTTGCAGCTTGCAAGCACGTTGCCGGCTTCGTCAAGGACGCTGATGGTATGGGAACCCTCGTCGACGTCAATAAAGATGAAGTAGCCCTGGCTGTCTGTCCTGGTATAGCGCGGGTCGCTGCGGAACTCAATGAGCCCGTAGGCAAAGGGTGTCCCGTCGGTGTAGACGACCCGGCCCATTAAATCAATGCGCTGCTCAACAGGGACCGTAACCTCCTCCTGCGGGGAAAAAAAGTGATACAGCCTGCCGATAAACCCCAGGACGGGGCGTTTCACCTGCACATCGGGCAGGTTTGATCTCAAAACAAAAACATGCCCGCCCGTGCTGATGTCACGGATGATCCCGTAGGTCGGCACGGCGGCGTACACCACGATGATGGTGATGATGACCGCCAGGATGAAGTTTTTGCGCCTTCGCTCCGCATTCTCGCTATTCATCGCCTGATCCACGATATCACCCCGGTTTCCGGTGCAGAGTTAAGGCTGGCAGAATTAATCTTATATGACTCCCTTCCGGAAGAAATGCAGGTGCGGATTCATTCGCACTCTTTTAGCGCAGATCCATACAAGTCCGGCGCTGCCGCGCCGTGTGCGATTGAAATCGCACCTACATGGCCGGTTCCTGTTGCAGAGTTAGGCTGCAGCGCTATGCTCATATAACTCTCTTGCGGAAGACGCAAATGCGCGCGCTTTGCGTCTTCCGCAAGAGAGCCGAAGGCTCTCCTTATAGGTGGATAGGTGTATCTACTAAAGATTAGGATTAATTTGTGTTGCTTTCACGGTAATAGTTAGTTTGTATTCTGTACGGTCATCTATGGCAGAATTAGTGCCCAGAGTGGTGTCATTTACATCTGTAGAATCAGTATATACAGTCGTGGAGGCTTCATACGGCCATCTCCAATACACTGTCGCTTTCGCCTTGCCATTTGTTTGGGGTACATTACTCATCGGGCTAAAACCTTCTCCTGCTGAAGCTGCATTTTTAAGTCTGTCTTTAAGATCATATAGATTGCACCAGTCATCATTCCCTGTTAGAGAATACTCAATAGGAGGAACATCTGCAATTGTTATCTCATTATCAGTAACTGAAACGTCATTAACCGCAAAATCGAAAGTCATCTCAGCTGCGACATCACCTGTGTTTGCAATGTTGAGAACAAAATCGCCATCAACGCCGGGTGCGATGATAGGGTGTCCATCTTCCCTCAGCATATGATTCTTTGTGTGGGAAAATAAATCAAGGTCAGCGTCACCGAGGTCGTATGTTATTGTATTTTCTCCTGCTCCTCTGATCACAGTGGGTGTCAGTGTCCAGTTGGCAATCAGAGCCATATCCTCCCCATCATACTCACTGGTATACTTGGCGAAGGTGCCGCCCATCATTGCTGTGGAAATCATGCAGAGCACCAGCAGCAGTACGGCGGCTCTGACGGTTTTGCCCGGGTTTTTCATTGGTTTATCATTCCTTCCCTCATTTATTTTTTTAGGCCGTTTCTTTGGATAAATTCCTTCCGTGCTAGATGAGTGCATTTTGCCGCTTTGACCTTGGCGCCGCTCATCACTCCTCTCAATTCATCAATTAATTAAATTTTTAGTGTATTTAAAAAAACGGCCGGGTTGCTACATTTCAGCAACCCGGCCGCCATAGCTGATTTGCTTTAGGCCCGTCGGTTTTGCGCCCCCGCCTTTCGGCGGGTTAGCCCTTAAAAATAAATAGGGGTTAACATTTTACTATAATTCAATTTTTTTATCTCCGCCCTTTGCCGCCCGCAGCGCCGCCAGTTCCGCTTCCAGCTGAGCTTCGCGATCCGCTTTTTTCCTGTTGCGCCTGTTGCGCGACGTTATATCGTAAACGATAAACAAGCAGAGAGGTGTTATAACAAAAAGCAGCATTCCGAGAGGCGTCTGCAGGAACATGGCAAACCTGCCGACCCCGGCGGCGCGCCAGAGGTAGATGCCCTCCAGGTCCGCCACGCTCACCGCCTTGGCGTCAGCGCCGGTGTTAGCGTCGCCCTTGGTGAGAAAGGTTAAACCGTCCTCAGTCCGGACGTCGGTCACTCTGTGGGTAACGACCGTGTTCTGCGCGGCGCGGAAGGCGATAATATCGTCTTTGACAATTTGCTCCGGCGCTACTACCTTGGTCACAATAAGGTCTCCCGCCAGAATTGTCGGCTCCATGGAACCGGAGAGGACGATAAAGGGCTTATACCCAAAAAAATCAGGGACCTTATCCGGATATATGTATGACCTTACAATAAACGTTACATTAACGATCAAAACCAACACAAGAAATGCACAAACAGTGACGCCAATAACGGATATTGCTTTCCCCAAAGCTGTTTTCGGCACCTTTTCCTCTCCCACTGCCAATGACCCCCTGTTAATATTTTAGATTGTAAATTATTTTATCATAATTATCCATCTCCTACATAAAATGTTTTTCTTTTCAACAATAAAAAGCCGGATTGCAAAATGATTATCAGCAACCCGGCCGCCTTAGCTCGCATGCTTTAGGCCCGTCGGCTTTGCGCCCCCGCCTTTCGGCGGGTTAGCCCTATTATTAGTTTATGTATATTATTTATGAAAAAGGCTTCTTTTTCTGGCTCACTGGTCAAATAAAAACGGCTAAGTTGCTGCAACCTTTATTAGCAACCCAGCCACCCTAGCTTCCATGCTTTAGGTCCGTTGGCTTTGCGCCCCCACCTTTCGGTGGGTTAGCCCTGCAAAAAAATATACTGCTATATTGCCGATGTCATTTTACTATAATCATCCTCATTATGCAATATTTTTTTACTAAAAAAATATATCAAAAAACAGTAAAAAAGCACTTAGCTAACCAGGCTGCCGTCCACCAAGCGCAGAACCCTGCCGCAGGCGTCCGCCACCCGCTGGTCGTGGCTGGCCACCAGCACCGTCTTCCCCGTTTCATGCAAACTTTTCAGCAGTTCGATGATGCCGGCGCCGTTGGCCGAGTCCAGGTTCCCCGTGGGCTCGTCCGCCAGGATCAGCTCCGGGTCCAACAGCAGCGCCCTGGCGATGGCCACCCGCTGCTGTTCACCGCCGGAGAGCTCGCCTGGCAGGCGCTTTTCGGCGCCATTCAGGCCCACCCGGCGCAGGAGCTCCCGCGCGCGGTCGCGTGCGCGACGGCCGTATCCTTCAGGTATTGACGGGGCCAGCACATTCGAAAGCGCGCTCAAGGTGGGCAGCAGGCAGTAGGATTGAAAAACAAACCCCACCTTTTCCCGCCGGTAGCGGCAGAGCGCCGCCTCGCCCAGACCCGCGATATCCTTGCCGGCGACCATGACGCGGCCGCGGCTGGGCCGGTCCAACGCCCCCAGCAAATTTAACAAGGTAGTCTTGCCGCCCCCGGACGGGCCGGTCACGGCCACAAAGTCTCCCCGGTCAATATCCAGCCGGTCTACAGACAGCGCCCTGACCGCGGAAGATCCCCGCCCGTAAATACGCTCCACATTTCTAAGCGATATCAATATATCCGCCATCGAAAGACTCCTCCCGTCTAAAAGCCGTCCCCATGGTCACCCGCGCAGGATTTCCGCCGGGGCGGCGCGGTTAGCCCGCCAGGCCGGGTAAAGGCCACCCGCCGCGCCGACCAGAACGCCGCAGGCGCAAACCAGCGCGGCCACCCTTAAGCCCGGCGCGCCGATGTCGATGGCCAGGTACTCCTTGACCGCAATCAGTCCGCCGTACCCCAGGGCAACCCCGATCCCCGCGCCGAGCAGGCTTAAAGTTATGGACTCCACCAACACCATGCAGGCTATGTCCCACGGAGTCCAGCCGAGGGCCTTGAGAATGCCGAACTCGCGCCTGCGCTCGACCACCGACAGCAGCATCACCACCATAATCGTAAGGCTGCCGGCCGCCACCGCCACAGAAGAAACCGCCAGGAAAAACTGCTTCAGGACGCGGAGCACGTTGTTAAGCGGGAGCAGCAGTTCCCGCGGCGCCACGACCTGCACCTCCGGCTTTTTCCCGCTCAGGCGCTCTTCAATCTCCCGGGCGGCCTCCTCGACGTATTCCATGCTCCCGACCTGGGCGCTGATGGCCGATAAACTGCCGGGCTTCAGGCCGCCGATATCCCGGGCCAGTTGCTCCGTGCCGCTGAAACCGCCGTCCAGCAGTTCGTTGCCGGTACGGTAAACGCCGACGACCTTAAGGTTCAGGTTGTCCGCTTCCTTACCGGGGATCTCAAACGTATAAACTCCGCCGATTTGATAGGTAACGTTTAAGAACGCAAGATACTCCAACAGGCTCTTGCCGATTACCACTTCATCGTCACGGGCAGGCGCAGTCCCTTCTATAATTCTCTGAAAAGGACCGATCTCCGTCCTCGTTTCATTCACTCCGTACCCGAACAGCGGCAGAACCATCGTTGCCCCTGCCGGTCGCAGGATGTTTGTAACCTGCCCCGTCACATTATTTACATTGGGCACGTCCTTAATAATATCAATGTAGGAAACCGGAATAGAGGAGGAGCCGATACCCTGCAGCAGGCCGCCGAACATAGAACCCTTTTGGGTAATCGTGATCTGGCCCGCCAGGTTGGAAAACGTCGTTTCCACCCGTTTCTCCATCCCGGTCGTCACGGAAAAGAGGAAGGTCATCAGGGCGCAGCCAAAGGCCACCCCGAGTACCGCCAGGGCGGCCACAGCTTTTTTGCGAAAAGCGTTGCGGATGGAAAACAGCAGCAGGGACAAAGGCAACAACTCCTAAAATTTCTTTCTTCTCCGGTTTTTCGGGCAGGATCCGACTGTGAAAACAAGAATATACATTTTCAATAATTTACTGAAACGGATGCTACTATTTTATCATGATCCGCAAAAAGAAAAAGAAAAATCTCTATAGAAGGGCAAAAACGAGGATCAATAATTTCCTGTATAAAAACCGCCTTAACCTCAACGTGGCTTTTGCCTGCCTGCTGATTTTGGCGGCAATTGCTTTCGTGCTGGAAATGATGAATTAAAAAAGCCCTTCAATCACAAAGGGCGTTAATCTTCTTTCAGCAGGGTTTCAAGTTGTGTGGCCCAGCTTCTGTACTTTTGCAGCGCCTTTTGTTCAGCCTGCAAAGGGTCCATTGAGCCTACTTCTATAAAATAATTAAACTGCAGCAGCCAATCGTCCATTATCTCTTTAAAGAGTTTTTTTATTTCAACCTTAACCTCATTATTCATCTTAGTTTGATCACCATTTAGAAGGTTTTTTATCATCATCCAAGATCTTCTTATTCCATATTTATATTGTCGCTATCACACATTATTCCCCACAAGAAAAAATTGACCCGGTTTATTGGGAGTTATAAACCGGATCGAGTTTTGAGAGGAGCTCAAAACAAAAACCTGAAAAACAAATAATTCGCCTGGTATGAGTACGGTACAATAGAAGGCACTACGTCCACGGGCCAGCCATCGCCTTGACCAACCCCTTGAATGGACTAAAGCGGAAAAATGGAGTCGATTATAAGTTAGCAATATTAAAGCTGATTGTCTATGCTTATTGTCAAAAAATAGTAGAATCGCGTCTAACTATTACAAAATCTTGTCTGGATTTTCCATTGACTAAAAGTAAGCGTTTTTAGTACTGCGTTCTGACCCTAAAAGAAGAACAGTCGCTTCAACAATGATTAGCACAGGAATTAACTTCGGAGGAGGTGCGGAAGATAATGGAAATCACAACATCCTGGCACGAAAAAGGTAGACAGGAAGGTAGGTTGGAAGGACGACAAGAAATATTTGTAAAGTTAGCCGAAAAACGTTTTGGCGCTTTGCCACATGATATTTTAGGAAGAATAAAAGAACTTTCGGTTGACCAAATTGATATACTGGCAGAACATCTCCTCGATGTCGCATCGCTGGATGAACTACGTCATGAAGTCACTTCACTGAACTAAACACGAAAGGGCGGTCAAAGTAACCGCCCTTAAATTGTCTTAAGGGGAAAAATGAAGAGAGTGAATTCGCATGATGCATGAGAAGAGAAACCCTCTTCTACATTCTTTCGGCAGCTCATCCTGAGCTTTGCCCCGCTAAAATAGACGGAGGCTCCGTCAGCTTTAACAGCGAGAACCGTTCCCATTGTCATATCTATTAACTTATGACAACAACTCCGTCCCCTTGACAGCCCCTGATACATAGCAACAGGAACAAATTCGATATATTAACATATTATGTAATTAACCATGTATCAGGGAGTGAACTCAGATGAGCGAAGATTTTTCAAATATTAATGAGGGGAGCAGCAGAGGAAAGGCCGTGGATTTGAACATTAATATGCTGGCATCATGCGAAATTGGGCCGGCCTCCGCACGGCAGCGCCAGCAAGAGGCGTTTCAAGTCCGCCAGGAAGCGGCCCTTTTTCAAAAGGACCTTCCCCTCCCGGGCCATCCATGCAACGGTGATGAAATTGTTTTTCCAAACAAAATCGGCAACTATTCCAAGGGGTTGCCGCACAATCAGTTGGGTGAGGTTAACCTCAATGCCTATCAGGACTTCATCAGGGCTTTAAGCACCGGTAACCCGGACGATTTTGAATTTATACCCCTGGGAGGCGTTGTCAAGCTCACCAACCCCCAGGCCGCTTATGCCTTTGAGATGGCGGGACCTGATTCCCACCATTTGGGTATGATTGCGCCGCCGGCCTTCAGCAGCGCCTGGCTTGCAGGTGAAATGGCCGAACTTTACTGGCAGGCGCTAACCCGGGATGTGCCTTTCAATGCTTACGACACCGATCCGCTCACTATCGCGGCTGCTACTGATCTATCGAAATTCTCGGATTTTCGCGGGCCTAAAATCAATGGCGCCGTTACCACGGGGACCTTGTTCCGCGGGAATACGCCCGGTGACCTGGTGGGGCCCTATATTTCCCAGTTCCTGTGGAAGGACTTTGTCCTGGGGTCTACGCCCTTCGTCCAGCGGTATCGCACTACGGTGGCCGGCGATGACCACCTGACCGGGTATGAGGAATGGTTGAACATCCAGAACGGACTTGCTCCGGCAACTATGAATCAATTCGACCCCAGGCCCCGCTACATCCGCAACGGCCGCGATCTGGGCGAATATGTACACCGGGATTTTCCCTTCCAGAGTACTCTCGTCGCTTGTTTGATCCTGCTCGGCCTTGGACAGGTCGCCCTGGCCCAAACCAACCCCTATCTACGTTCGGCAACCCAGATTGGTTTTGTCACCTTCGGCGCCCCAAATATTCTGGATTTTGTGGCCCGGGCAGGGCGGGCATCCCAGGTGGCGGCCTGGTTCCAGAAATTCCTGGTCCATCGCCGGCTGCGTCCCGAGGAGTTCGGAGGGCGCGTCCAAAACCGTCTGACGGGCGCCGCCAACTACCCGATTAATCCGGAGCTGCTCAATTCGCAAGCGGTTTCCGAAATCTTCGACAAGTTTGGCTCCTACCTGCTGCCCCAGGCCTATGCGGAAGGCTGCCCGACTCATCCGGCCTATCCCGCCGGTCACGCCTGCTTTGCCGGAGCCGGGATCACGATGTTGAAGGCGTTCTTCAAAGAATCCTTTATTATCCCCAACCCGGTTGTGGCCAGTGATGATGGTCTCACACTGTTGCCTTACGCAGGGCCGCCTTTGACGGTAGGCGGGGAATTGAACAAACTGGCCGCCAATATCGCCATTGGCCGCGATACCGCAGGCATCCACTGGCGTTCTGACGCCAGTGAAGGCCTCAAACTAGGTGAAGCGGTGGCTATCGGGATCCTGCAGGATTACAGAAGGACCTTCAATGAGGATTTTAGCGGCTTCTCCTTCACCAAGTTTGACGGCGCCACCGTAATCATCTAAGTCCAAGGGGTCAGGCTTGAACAAAGTATAGCCTGACCCCCATTCCTAAAGAGCGTATTTGCGTGTTATGAGACAACCCATTTGCTAAACGTGGCGGCACGAATTTTAGTTCGAGTTCATACTGTTTTGCCTTTTTTGGAGTTCTATGAGGCCAAGCACTTTTAAAGCCTGATACTCTTCCGGGGTTAAACGTGACATTAAAGCAGATTTTATTTGGTTCTTTTCTGCGGTGGTAACGCCCCCGTCAGCCATCTTAATAAAACCATTCAGTTCAGACATGGAAAATTTAGTCAATAAAAATTTTAAAGCTTCTTCTGGCGTAGCAAAAACAAGCTGACTATTTGTGCCGGTTTGGGGAAGGTTGCTCGCATCGGGAGCATTGGGAACAGCATCGGGAACAGTACCGTTGTTGGACTGTTCCTTCCTCAAATTTTGCAGGGCTCCGGCTCCCAATTGCTCCTCAATGGTTTTTTGGACTTTGGGGTCTTCAATCAATTGATCTATCTCGTCCTTCGACAACACCTGATTGGCTATCTTATCAATTACTACTTCCGAGCCATACTGCATGCCAATCTTATACACTCCTGCAATCACAATAAGAATTATGATTAACGCAAACAATAACTTTTTCATGACATTCATCCCCCCAGTCTCTATCATACCCTGGTTTTTTTATGTTCGCTTTTCAGTTTACCCGTACTCTGTTTCTGATAAAGTATTACTGCGAGTCTCCTCGCATTGCTAATTAGGTTATTTTATCATGTGCAAGGAAGTCCTGTATAGAGAAAATAAAAATTGCAGAGAACGTGCCATTGCAGCAGCAGAGCGGTTTAACGCTGCCGGACATGATTCTGAAACTGTATATGCGCTGTCGTTGATACCATATATTGGTCGTTCATGCACAGAGTATACTAAAGCCGGTTTCATTCTGATATAGTAATTTTATGGAGCTTCTCCACGGAAAAATCCGCTACGATAATACTATAGCAGTTTGATGGGCTTCTCCGGAGCGGGAAACTCCGCATACTAAAAAAAGGAGTGAGGATATGGCACTCACAGGCGGCTGGAAAATTCTCGATATCAAGGCATGCGATCTGCCCGAAAAGGTGGCATCGGGATTCAGCGAGGTATTCGGTGGAATGGTCGGCGCGACCTACATTCCTGTTGTGTATTGCGCAACCCAGGTGGTAGCCGGCATCAACCACATGATCCTCTGCAAGCAGACCCTGGCGACCAAGGATGCCAGCGAGGCGATTGTCAAGGTCATTCTCCACGAGCAGCTTCCCGTCGACGGCGGCAAGTTCTCCCTGCTAAACATCGAGAATATTGTAAAAGGATATTAATCCACGGTGGAATTCACGGTTGGGTGTAACAAAAGGTTAATGGCAGCATACATAATCCCATAATGACAAAAAAGTATCCCGTATCACTATCAAAATTGGTACGGGATTGTTATTTGCATCATTGTTTTGGAGTCATTGCGGGGTAAATAAATCTTAAAAAAATTTATGTCTATTAACCTGTGCCGCAACGCGTGTCAACAACCCCGTCCCCCTTACATTTCCGTAAAAACCGCAAAATCGTCAATGCATATTTTTTCAAAAGAAAATATACTGAAGGCGTATGCAATATGCGCAGGCGAACCGTCCCCCTGCGCGTCAATCTCTTGTTATGTAGGCTGTTTCCACAACACGCAGGTTTTTTGCATGATGCAGAAGATCGTCAGGGGTAACGAACAGAGCATTGATAGGAATATCCTGTTCTGTCTCCCGCAGGATTTGTTCCACAAGTTCAAGAAATTTTTGGACAACGGGCAGCAGCGCACGCATATCTGCGCCGGCGGGCATTTCATTGGGGTCGGATTCGGTCAACGCGGCGTACAGCTCTCGGGCCAATTGCTGGGGATCCGAACAAATGCCGCTTTCTTCCGGGCTGTGCATATCCACAAGGTTTGTATTGATGGGACCGGATTGCTCCAGCAGATCAATCAGGCGGATATTTTCATTGGTATCCCCCATATTCATGCCGTTTTGCAAATCGCCTCCCTGCAAGTGAATTTGATAATCCTCGCCGCAATCACGGTAGCACTGGTATACAAACTGGGAGCAAACCATTACCTTTTGCGCATGGCCGCGCTGTCGCAGCCTGTTAATGAACACGTCGAGTCCCTTGCAAACAGACCGCAGCACAAGATCTGTGAGTTGCTGCAGCTTTGGAGTGGGGCGTATGGCGCGGTAGATAAGAAGGCCTGCCAGCAAAAACAAAGCGGGGAAGTCGAAAGCAACCCCTTCCCGCAGGTAGGCTTCCGCTGCCTGCAGCAATGGCTGGGCCGGACGGCCGGGCTCCAGCCGCAGCAGGTAAACCTTTCTGCCTTTTTCATCTGCGTGTACGCCCGGGGACACAATCCCATGCGGCCCCATTTCCACAATCCGAAATTCCTCTAAAGCCATTGCCGAGTGACTGACGGTGGATTTGGTCAGAAATGCGATGCTCTTGCCGATCCAGTCGTCCCCGGCTTCGAAAACTAAGACATCTCCCGGTTGCATATTTAACTTCATGTCGATCCTCCTTTCTTTTGGTTATATTATGCTATAATCATAGTATAATTGTAAATACTTGCCATGGTCAGTGTTACCTACGTTTTTCAGGAGACATCGCCTTGCTGAACTACAAACAGAAGACAAACGATCACAGATTACCCGCCGCAATCCTTGCGCAAACCCTTCTGGCGCTAATAGCCGCATGTATAGTTTTGCTCTATTTGAGTCAATATGCCCGGCCCTATAGGACGGACAATATTTTCTTGCTGAGCGAAGGATGGCAATTACAAAAAGGTCCCGGCAGTATTTGGAGCAATTTGGAGCATTACCCGGCGGACATTTCTCTAAAAGCAGATGAAGCGCTGCAAATACGCCGCACGCTTTCGGAGAAGCACGCGGTGCGAGACGGCGCGCTGATGCTTGTAAGCATTCACCAGCGCATACAGGTGTTCCTGGATGAGACGCTGCTGTTTGATAATCTGGACCGGCCCCTTGAGACCGATCCGGGGGTAAGCCTGCATTTCGTGGCGTTGCCGGAGCAAGCCGCGGGGAAAAACCTGCTAATCAAAATCTGGTCGCCTTATGCTATTTTCGCCAGTTCTCTGCAGCCTGTTTATTTGGGAAACTTGTCGTCACTGCATGTGTTTGCCGTAAAGAAGTCCATATTGTACATGTTTCTTTCATTGGTATGCGTTTTAGGAGGATTCGTTTGTGCGGTATTTTCCGCGCTGCCGATGCGCTCCTATGTAAACCGCCGGGCAAATTTATTTTTCGGCCTATTCTGCATCCTGTGGGGGATTTACAGTGTTGGCCGGACTTATATTGCCTATCTGCTGTTTCCGCCTGACATCAATTCTTTTATGCGCAGTTTTACCTACACATTATATCCTGTTTTTATTATTGCGTATTTGCGCATTCGGATGGTTCACTACAAGCGGGCGACCGATCTGGTGCTGGGCGGATTTCTGGCAACAGCCTTTCTCGCGCTGGTGCTGCCGCCGGCTTTTCACCTGGATTATTACAGGTTGCTTTCCGTCATAAATCCGCTTTACCAGCTTCTGTTTTTGATTATGGTTGTCCTGCTGCTATTGGAGCTGCGGCGCGGCAATGTATTTCTGCGCTTTATTTCACCCTGTGTCGCAGCTGCGAGTATCGCCTGCTTGTGTACGATTATCGCTCAAACAATGAGATACGACGTGCTCTATAATGTGTATGTAGTTTCATTTTTCGGCATAATTTTAACCATATGGTTTTATAACCTCTACGAATTCCTGCAACAGCGCGCAAAGGATCAGGAGGAAATCCGGATCATGAAGCTTAAAAACGCGTTGACTCTGGAATATTGCGAAGCCACGGTAGAAAACTTACAACAAATCAAACTGCTGCGCCATGAAATCAACAACCATGCCTCGGCCTTGCAAATCCTTTGCGAGGAAGGCGATGTAGATAAAATATCCGCATATGTGCAGGGAATTTCCCGGTGGGAGGCCATCACTTCCCCTGTGGTGTATTCGAACCATTTTCTTCTCAACTGTATTCTTACCAACCGGTTTGCCCGGGCATATAAGCAGGGCATTAGAATAGACTACGAGGTAATGGTTCCCAAGGATGTGCCTATCCCCGACAACGATCTGAGCAGTCTGTTTTTAAACTTGCTTAACAATGCCATTGAAGCCTGTATGGGTGTGCCGGAAAACAAAAGGTGGATCCAACTGTATGTTAAAATGAAAAACGACTTTTTGCTCATTCGATGCAGCAATTCGAAAGAAAATGCGCTGACTGAAAACGGCGCAGGCTTTCTCACCACCAAGCAGGAAAAAGGCGCCCACGGCTACGGCATTCTGGTAATAAAGGCCATCGTGGAAAAATACGGCAGCCTTCTTGATATCTCCTACGACGACCGCAGCTTCACGCTCAAAACCATGCTGCCGGTTCCGCCCGGCGCCGCAAATGCTCCCCCAAAACAGGCTTAGGATGTCTCAGCCGCCATGAAAATGCGCGATCATCTTCTGCAGTGATTCCTGCCGGTAGGCCCTTCCGATGGGGACGGTGACTCCCGATAACAGGCGGAACCCGTCAGGAGACAATCCCTGAATTTTATTGATGTTAACGGCAAAACTTTTGTGGCAGCGCAAAAACACGCCCTGCGGAAGGCGCGGTTCCAGCCTTTTCAGCGTTCCGGGAATCGAAACATCGCCCTTTGCCAGGTGAAAAATAACGGTTCTGTTGAGCAGTTCGATATAGTGAATATCGTCCGCCAAAAGGATTTGGCAGCCTCCGCTCAGGGGCAGAACAATCTTTTTCGCGCGGAAATTTTGCCGGTAATCCTTTATGAGCACCTCGGCCAGCTGCTTTTTTTGCACCGGCTTGGTCAGATAATGGATGGGGAAAACGCTGTAGCCTTCCAATGAATACTCTTTGGCGCTTGTTACAAAAACGATGCCGACCTCGT
This region of Pelotomaculum schinkii genomic DNA includes:
- a CDS encoding LytR/AlgR family response regulator transcription factor; translated protein: MVLYRVAICDDEEIFLAKMQNLVQEIFNELGIEFQIDTFSTAKALMQTLDADPSRYQILLLDILMDQNGVQFAKELRGKGHHEVGIVFVTSAKEYSLEGYSVFPIHYLTKPVQKKQLAEVLIKDYRQNFRAKKIVLPLSGGCQILLADDIHYIELLNRTVIFHLAKGDVSIPGTLKRLEPRLPQGVFLRCHKSFAVNINKIQGLSPDGFRLLSGVTVPIGRAYRQESLQKMIAHFHGG